One stretch of Periplaneta americana isolate PAMFEO1 chromosome 1, P.americana_PAMFEO1_priV1, whole genome shotgun sequence DNA includes these proteins:
- the LOC138697587 gene encoding zinc finger MYM-type protein 1-like: MFNSVQYLQSVQFSTLTIQEKCEIKCRGRCTPMLDIKQCSTSRQKEYTRKFNCDVYKKFVWLTGCDVKNALFCFPCLLFGGDSSWTQKGITDLRKLNEKINKHENSAIHINNTLNLAVLGKENIQESLSSAHTQAVEHHNNGVRKNREVLSRIIDCIKFCGTNELALRGHNKKIGSDNQGIFLNLVKYTSEIDSMFKSHLESSSPFKGLSKSIQNELLECILDVFREEILAEIEEAEFVSILADETTDVSENFQLAIAVRYCNREGKAVERFWGFFNPTGQNANAISQCVLSQLEIILKQNKDKLIGQSYDGAAVMSGVLGGVQAKVRDCYKYAYFVHCYAHQLNLIMERAAKQNTKARIFFANLSSIPAFFSRSPHRQSVLDTCVSKIIPSAGATRWNFKIRTVNVVHEKKEPLLECFETMMESETSNNITINEASALVRTLEDPEFNFWLSFFHLLMPHVDILYNQLQHHQLNLSKVQLCISSFVNAIQTIRNSAQLSIENCENENPSKRRKVEGNQTRVAAAKEVCDLIITQAKTRFQFIDHHLIISSLLCQEKFECYKSSFPENDLNVCVKHFPMLDNDKLKTELTVLYQRQEFRNISGAVKLLQFFLSENLQASFSEVVKLLRIAITIPMTTSEPERCFSYLERVKSYLKNTMSEERLTALAMLSIEKAMLNDISDFNKKVIQKFATYKTRRMELIFK, translated from the coding sequence atgtttaattctgtacaatatttacagtctgttcagttcagtaccttaacaattcaggagaaatgtgaaattaagtgccgtGGAAGATGTACACCTATGCTAGATATAAAACAGTGTTCGACAAGCCGACAAAAAGAATATACGAGGAAGTTTAATTGTGATGTGTATAAGAAGTTTGTGTGGTTGACAGGCTGCGATGTTAAAAATGCGCTATTCTGTTTTCCATGTCTTTTGTTTGGTGGCGATTCTAGCTGGACTCAGAAAGGCATAACCGATCTTAGAAAACTAAATGAAaagattaataaacatgaaaattCGGCGATACATATAAATAACACCTTGAACTTGGCTGTGTTGGGAAAAGAGAATATTCAGGAGAGTTTAAGTTCAGCTCATACACAAGCTGTTGAACATCATAACAACGGCGTGAGAAAAAACAGAGAAGTTTTGTCTAGAATTATTGACTGTATCAAGTTTTGTGGAACTAACGAGTTAGCATTACGAGGGCATAATAAAAAGATAGGGTCTGACAATCAAGGAATATTCCTCAATTTGGTGAAATATACAAGTGAAATAGATTCGATGTTCAAGTCCCATTTGGAGAGCTCTTCGCCATTTAAAGGCCTATCAAAAAGTATTCAAAATGAACTACTGGAATGTATATTGGACGTATTCAGAGAGGAAATTTTAGCAGAGATTGAGGAAGCCGAATTTGTCTCTATTCTTGCTGATGAGACCACAGATGTATCTGAAAATTTTCAGCTTGCGATTGCAGTCCGGTATTGTAACAGAGAAGGGAAAGCCGTGGAGAGGTTCTGGGGTTTCTTTAACCCAACCGGACAAAATGCAAATGCAATATCACAGTGCGTACTTTCACAGCTAGAAATAatcttaaaacaaaataaagataaGCTTATTGGACAGAGCTACGATGGAGCAGCTGTGATGAGTGGTGTATTAGGTGGGGTACAAGCAAAAGTTAGAGATTGttacaaatatgcatattttgtgcATTGCTATGCCCATCAGTTGAACCTCATAATGGAAAgggccgctaaacaaaatacaaaggctcgcatattttttgctaatttatccagtatccctgctttcttctctcgatctccacatagGCAGTCTGTATTAGATACATGTGTTTCAAAGATAATTCcgtcagctggggcaacaagatggaattttaaaataagaacagtaaatgttgttcatgagaagaaggagccattgctggAATGCTTTGAAACCAtgatggaatctgaaacatctaacaacatcacaataaatgaggcaagcgccctggtgcgtactcttgaagatcctgaattcaatttctggctcagtttttttcatttattgatgcctcatgtagatatattatacaatcaACTACAACATCATCAGTTAAATCTTTCTAAGGTCcaactctgcatatcaagctttgtgaatgccatacagacaatacggaacagtgcacagttgagcatcgagaactgtgaaaatgaaaaccctagcaagcgtcgtaaggtcgaagggaatcagacaagggttgcggcagccaaggaagtgtgtgacctcattatcacacaagctaaaacccgattccagttcatagatcatcatCTGATAATATCTTCTCTTctatgtcaagaaaaatttgaatgctacaaaagctcatttcctgaaaatgacctaaatgtatgtgtgaagcatTTTCCAATGCTCGATaatgacaaactaaaaacggaactcactgtgttgtatcagagacaagaattcagaaatatcagtggcgcagtcaagctcttgcagttttttctttctgagaacttgcaggcctcattttcagaagttgtgaaactactgcGCATAGccatcaccataccaatgacaacttccgaaccagaacgttgcttttcgtatttggaaagagtaaaatcctatcttaaaAATACGATGAGTGAAGAGAGACTGACTGCATTAGCTATGTTGTCCATTGAAAAggctatgttaaacgacatatcggactTTAATAAGAaggtgattcaaaagtttgcaacctacaagacaaggcgcatggaactaatctttaaataa